The DNA window GTACCAGCGGCGGCCTGATGTCGTCGGCTTTAGCTGCTACATTTGGAACATTGAAGAAACGATCAAAGTCGTAAAAATGTTAAAAAAAGCGGCGCCGGACGTGACGATCGTCGTCGGCGGACCGGAAGTATCATACGACGTACGCGAGTGGATGGAACGAGTGCCGGAATTTGATTTTATCGTGATCGGCGAAGGGGAAGAAACGTTTAAACAACTGCTGTTCGCCCTAAACGGCAGCGGGGACGTAAGCAGCATCGCCGGATTGGCGTTTCGTGACGGGGACCGCATCGTCATCAACCCACAGCGGAATAAAATCCGCCTTGCTGACATGCCGTCGCCGTTTCGCTTTCCAGAAGACATTCCCCATCTTCCGAACCGGATCGTTTATGTCGAGACGAGCCGCGGCTGCCCGTTCAGCTGCCAGTTTTGCCTGTCGTCCATTGAGGTCGGCGTCCGCTATTTTGACCGCGAAAAAATCAAAGACGACTTGCGCTATTTGATGCAGCACGGGGCGCGGACGATCAAGTTCGTCGACCGGACGTTCAACATCAGCCGCAGCTATGCGATGGACATGTTTCGCTTTTTAATTGACGAGCATGTGCCGGGGACGGTGTTTCAGTTTGAAATTACCGCAGACATCATGCGCCCTGAGGTGATCGAGTTTTTAAACAACGAAGCGCCGCCTGGGCTGTTCCGCTTTGAAATCGGCGTTCAATCAACGAACGATGAGGTGAACCGCCTGATCATGCGCAAGCAAAACTTCGCCAAGTTGTCGCGGACGGTGACGATGATTAAAGAAGGCGGGAAAATTGCCCAGCACTTAGATTTGATCGCCGGGCTGCCGGAAGAAGATTACGACTCGTTCCGGAAGACGTTCAATGACGTATTCGCCCTTCGTCCCGAAGAACTGCAGCTTGGGTTTTTGAAATTGCTGCGCGGCACCGGGCTGCGCCTGCGCGCCCATGAATACGGCTATGTATATATGGATCATGCGCCGTACGAGATACTGAGCAACAACGTTCTTTCCTTTGAGGACGTTATTCGCATCAAGCAAGTGGAAGATGTGCTCGAGAAGTATTGGAACGCCCATCGGATGGATGAAACCATTGAATATTTAGTCACTGACGTCTTCCCATCACCGTTTGACTTTTTCCAACAGTTTGGCACGTATTGGGATGAACGCGGCTGGGCGCGCATCGGCCACCAGTTAGAAGACCTGTTCCGCCGTC is part of the Geobacillus sp. 46C-IIa genome and encodes:
- a CDS encoding B12-binding domain-containing radical SAM protein, yielding MNIICTTLNAKYIHMNLAIRYLKAYAQPEFDVKLVEYTIKDPAMNIVTDLYQRRPDVVGFSCYIWNIEETIKVVKMLKKAAPDVTIVVGGPEVSYDVREWMERVPEFDFIVIGEGEETFKQLLFALNGSGDVSSIAGLAFRDGDRIVINPQRNKIRLADMPSPFRFPEDIPHLPNRIVYVETSRGCPFSCQFCLSSIEVGVRYFDREKIKDDLRYLMQHGARTIKFVDRTFNISRSYAMDMFRFLIDEHVPGTVFQFEITADIMRPEVIEFLNNEAPPGLFRFEIGVQSTNDEVNRLIMRKQNFAKLSRTVTMIKEGGKIAQHLDLIAGLPEEDYDSFRKTFNDVFALRPEELQLGFLKLLRGTGLRLRAHEYGYVYMDHAPYEILSNNVLSFEDVIRIKQVEDVLEKYWNAHRMDETIEYLVTDVFPSPFDFFQQFGTYWDERGWARIGHQLEDLFRRLHEFLRTCAPDALPIAESLMKYDYLHNQNYKPRKPWWDEKTEKTTRAAVYRALLERPEALGADFAALGLGEKELFKHTVVEIVPVDVGRYTAKKQLSFTPTVIVAYFDPSGAGATLFSAPLSALSVSSASA